Proteins from one Rhinolophus ferrumequinum isolate MPI-CBG mRhiFer1 chromosome 15 unlocalized genomic scaffold, mRhiFer1_v1.p scaffold_54_arrow_ctg1_1, whole genome shotgun sequence genomic window:
- the LOC117019452 gene encoding thymosin beta-10-like translates to MRVSCCSDARGNQEPPLGAKTRDCFKKMADKPDMAGMASFNKAKLKKTETQEKNILPTKETIEQEKWSEIS, encoded by the coding sequence ATGAGGGTCTCTTGCTGCAGCGATGCGCGTGGGAACCAGGAACCTCCTCTTGGAGCGAAGACCAGggattgttttaagaaaatggcAGACAAACCTGACATGGCGGGAATGGCCAGCTTCAATAAAGCCAAACtgaagaagacagagacacaggagAAGAACATCCTGCCGACCAAAGAGACCATTGAGCAGGAGAAGTGGAGTGAAATTTCTTAA
- the MMP25 gene encoding matrix metalloproteinase-25 isoform X1 codes for MLRLLALLLPLLPPPACAPEPSEQDMSLGVDWLTRYGYLPPPHPAQAQLQSPAMLRDAIKVMQRFAQLPETGLLDPLTMATMRKRRCSLPDVLGVAGLVRRRRRRRYALSGSMWKKRTLTWRVQSFPQSSSLKQDTVRSLMHYALTVWGIESGLKFQEVDSQGLTEPDILIDFARAYHQDSYPFDGQGGTLAHAFFPGEHSISGDTHFDDEEIWTYESKDGVGTDLFAVAVHEFGHALGLGHSSAPDSIMRPFYQGPVADPTKYRLSQDDREGLQQLYGKVPQTPHVEPTRKPLPPPFPPPDSPSLPVPDRCDGNFDAIANIRGETFFFKGPWFWRLQPSGQLVSPRPARLHRFWEGLPAQVKVIQAAYSRHRDGRILLFSGSQFWVFQDRQLEGAARPLAELGLPPGEEVDAVFSWPLNGKTYLVRGQRYWRYDEAAARPDPGYPRDLSLWEGAPQAPDDVTVSNTGDTYFIKGTHYWKFPKGSVKAEPDSPQPMGPQWLDCPAPSSGPRSPKDPKVTPKPGTCDCQCEINQARGQPMVPLLLPLLPLLVGGVASS; via the exons ATGCTCCGGCTCCTGGCGCTGTTGCTCCCGCTGCTGCCACCGCCAGCGTGCGCCCCAGAACCCTCCGAGCAGGACATGAGCCTGGGTGTG GACTGGCTGACCCGCTATGGCTACCTGCCgccaccccacccagcccaggCCCAACTACAGAGCCCTGCAATGCTGCGGGATGCCATCAAGGTCATGCAGAGGTTTGCCCAGCTGCCTGAGACGGGTCTCCTGG ACCCACTGACAATGGCCACCATGCGTAAGCGCCGCTGCTCCCTGCCTGACGTGCTGGGGGTGGCCGGGCTGGTTAGGCGGCGCCGTCGCCGCCGGTATGCTCTGAGTGGCAGCATGTGGAAGAAGCGAACCCTGACGTGGAG GGTACAGTCCTTCCCCCAGAGCTCATCATTGAAGCAGGACACTGTGAGGAGCCTCATGCACTATGCCCTGACCGTCTGGGGTATTGAGTCAGGCCTCAAATTCCAGGAGGTGGATTCTCAGGGCCTGACAGAGCCTGACATCCTCATAGACTTTGCCCGGGCCTACCACCAGGACAGTTACCCCTTCGATGGGCAGGGGGGCACCCTAGCCCATGCCTTCTTCCCCGGGGAGCATTCCATATCTGGAGATACTCACTTCGACGATGAGGAGATCTGGACTTATGAGTCAAAAG aTGGTGTGGGGACTGACCTATTTGCTGTGGCTGTTCATGAGTTTGGCCAtgccctgggcctgggccacTCCTCAGCGCCTGACTCCATCATGAGACCCTTTTATCAGGGCCCGGTGGCCGACCCCACCAAGTACCGCCTGTCCCAGGATGACCGTGAAGGCCTGCAGCAGCTCTACG GGAAAGTGCCCCAAACCCCACATGTTGAGCCCACAAGGAAacccctgcctcctcctttcccacccccagACAG cccctccctccctgttccTGATCGATGTGATGGCAATTTCGATGCCATTGCCAATATCCGTGGGGAAACCTTCTTCTTCAAAG GCCCCTGGTTCTGGCGACTCCAGCCCTCGGGACAGCTTGTGTCCCCCCGACCTGCCCGGCTCCACCGCTTCTGGGAGGGGCTGCCCGCCCAGGTGAAAGTAATCCAGGCCGCGTACTCCCGGCACCGAGACGGCCGAATTCTCCTCTTCAGCG GCTCCCAGTTCTGGGTGTTCCAGGACCGACAGCTGGAGGGCGCTGCGCGGCCGCTGGCCGAGCTGGGGCTGCCCCCGGGGGAAGAAGTGGATGCTGTGTTCTCGTGGCCGCTGAACGGGAAGACCTACTTGGTCAGGGGCCAGCGCTACTGGCGGTATGACGAGGCGGCTGCGCGCCCTGACCCTGGCTACCCGCGCGACCTGAGTCTCTGGGAGGGGGCTCCTCAGGCTCCAGACGATGTCACTGTCAGCAACACAG GTGATACCTACTTCATTAAGGGCACCCACTACTGGAAATTTCCCAAGGGCAGCGTCAAGGCCGAGCCGGACTCCCCCCAACCCATGGGCCCCCAGTGGCTGGACTGCCCGGCCCCCAGTTCTGGCCCTCGATCCCCCAAGGACCCAAAAGTGACTCCCAAGCCCGGAACCTGCGATTGTCAGTGCGAGATCAACCAGGCCAGGGGACAGCCGATGGTGCCCCTCCTGCTGCCCCTTCTGCCCCTGCTTGTGGGGGGCGTCGCTTCCAGCTGA
- the MMP25 gene encoding matrix metalloproteinase-25 isoform X2: MLRDAIKVMQRFAQLPETGLLDPLTMATMRKRRCSLPDVLGVAGLVRRRRRRRYALSGSMWKKRTLTWRVQSFPQSSSLKQDTVRSLMHYALTVWGIESGLKFQEVDSQGLTEPDILIDFARAYHQDSYPFDGQGGTLAHAFFPGEHSISGDTHFDDEEIWTYESKDGVGTDLFAVAVHEFGHALGLGHSSAPDSIMRPFYQGPVADPTKYRLSQDDREGLQQLYGKVPQTPHVEPTRKPLPPPFPPPDSPSLPVPDRCDGNFDAIANIRGETFFFKGPWFWRLQPSGQLVSPRPARLHRFWEGLPAQVKVIQAAYSRHRDGRILLFSGSQFWVFQDRQLEGAARPLAELGLPPGEEVDAVFSWPLNGKTYLVRGQRYWRYDEAAARPDPGYPRDLSLWEGAPQAPDDVTVSNTGDTYFIKGTHYWKFPKGSVKAEPDSPQPMGPQWLDCPAPSSGPRSPKDPKVTPKPGTCDCQCEINQARGQPMVPLLLPLLPLLVGGVASS; encoded by the exons ATGCTGCGGGATGCCATCAAGGTCATGCAGAGGTTTGCCCAGCTGCCTGAGACGGGTCTCCTGG ACCCACTGACAATGGCCACCATGCGTAAGCGCCGCTGCTCCCTGCCTGACGTGCTGGGGGTGGCCGGGCTGGTTAGGCGGCGCCGTCGCCGCCGGTATGCTCTGAGTGGCAGCATGTGGAAGAAGCGAACCCTGACGTGGAG GGTACAGTCCTTCCCCCAGAGCTCATCATTGAAGCAGGACACTGTGAGGAGCCTCATGCACTATGCCCTGACCGTCTGGGGTATTGAGTCAGGCCTCAAATTCCAGGAGGTGGATTCTCAGGGCCTGACAGAGCCTGACATCCTCATAGACTTTGCCCGGGCCTACCACCAGGACAGTTACCCCTTCGATGGGCAGGGGGGCACCCTAGCCCATGCCTTCTTCCCCGGGGAGCATTCCATATCTGGAGATACTCACTTCGACGATGAGGAGATCTGGACTTATGAGTCAAAAG aTGGTGTGGGGACTGACCTATTTGCTGTGGCTGTTCATGAGTTTGGCCAtgccctgggcctgggccacTCCTCAGCGCCTGACTCCATCATGAGACCCTTTTATCAGGGCCCGGTGGCCGACCCCACCAAGTACCGCCTGTCCCAGGATGACCGTGAAGGCCTGCAGCAGCTCTACG GGAAAGTGCCCCAAACCCCACATGTTGAGCCCACAAGGAAacccctgcctcctcctttcccacccccagACAG cccctccctccctgttccTGATCGATGTGATGGCAATTTCGATGCCATTGCCAATATCCGTGGGGAAACCTTCTTCTTCAAAG GCCCCTGGTTCTGGCGACTCCAGCCCTCGGGACAGCTTGTGTCCCCCCGACCTGCCCGGCTCCACCGCTTCTGGGAGGGGCTGCCCGCCCAGGTGAAAGTAATCCAGGCCGCGTACTCCCGGCACCGAGACGGCCGAATTCTCCTCTTCAGCG GCTCCCAGTTCTGGGTGTTCCAGGACCGACAGCTGGAGGGCGCTGCGCGGCCGCTGGCCGAGCTGGGGCTGCCCCCGGGGGAAGAAGTGGATGCTGTGTTCTCGTGGCCGCTGAACGGGAAGACCTACTTGGTCAGGGGCCAGCGCTACTGGCGGTATGACGAGGCGGCTGCGCGCCCTGACCCTGGCTACCCGCGCGACCTGAGTCTCTGGGAGGGGGCTCCTCAGGCTCCAGACGATGTCACTGTCAGCAACACAG GTGATACCTACTTCATTAAGGGCACCCACTACTGGAAATTTCCCAAGGGCAGCGTCAAGGCCGAGCCGGACTCCCCCCAACCCATGGGCCCCCAGTGGCTGGACTGCCCGGCCCCCAGTTCTGGCCCTCGATCCCCCAAGGACCCAAAAGTGACTCCCAAGCCCGGAACCTGCGATTGTCAGTGCGAGATCAACCAGGCCAGGGGACAGCCGATGGTGCCCCTCCTGCTGCCCCTTCTGCCCCTGCTTGTGGGGGGCGTCGCTTCCAGCTGA